Proteins encoded together in one Streptomyces sp. TLI_171 window:
- a CDS encoding peptidylprolyl isomerase, giving the protein MAQELTATLKTNRGDIVVKLFPNHAPKTVANFVELAEGTREWKNPETGEVAAKPLYDGTVFHRVIEGFMIQGGDPLGNGTGGPGYKFGDEFHPDLSFDRPYLLAMANAGPGTNGSQFFITVAPTSWLNRKHSIFGEVVDAASQKVVDEIATTATTKPYDRPVNDVVIESVVVSRG; this is encoded by the coding sequence GTGGCCCAGGAACTCACCGCCACCCTGAAGACCAACCGCGGCGACATCGTGGTCAAGCTCTTCCCGAACCACGCCCCGAAGACGGTGGCCAACTTCGTGGAGCTGGCCGAGGGCACCCGCGAGTGGAAGAACCCGGAGACCGGCGAGGTGGCCGCGAAGCCGCTGTACGACGGCACCGTGTTCCACCGCGTCATCGAGGGCTTCATGATCCAGGGCGGCGACCCGCTGGGCAACGGCACCGGCGGCCCGGGCTACAAGTTCGGCGACGAGTTCCACCCGGACCTCTCCTTCGACCGCCCCTACCTGCTGGCCATGGCCAACGCCGGCCCGGGCACCAACGGCTCGCAGTTCTTCATCACGGTCGCCCCGACCAGCTGGCTGAACCGCAAGCACAGCATCTTCGGCGAGGTCGTGGACGCGGCCAGCCAGAAGGTGGTCGACGAGATCGCCACCACCGCCACCACCAAGCCGTACGACCGCCCGGTCAACGACGTGGTGATCGAGTCGGTCGTCGTCTCGCGCGGCTGA